The window CTTTCAATCATTTTGAGATTTGAAACAATTACCTTGCTAAAATTTAGATGCTTTATGAAAATTGGGTAAATGTTTTTCATCCTTATTTTTAAATAATTTATAATGATTTGTGCATAAATTTCTGGTTTCTCTAAAACTAATTTTTACTGTCTCTATTGCTTTTTCTTTACATTCGGAAATACTGCACTTCAATATGATAACTAGTAATAACTGCTAATAAAACTTTAAAATAATGTAATTACCTATGCTAACTTTTTATGATTGCATTATGTCAAAAAATCATGAATGATGATGATAAAGGAAAACGATTCCTAGAATTAATTGATGATGAAAATAATGTTAAATGGAATATTGTTGTAAAATTATCCTCACTTATTAATTCAAAATGGATCTCTACAGATTTAAAAAATGAACTTGAATTATTAGTAGAAAAACATTCTAAAATTACCAAAGAACTTAACAGTCTTGATGATAATAGCAGTATTTTATAATGCAGAATCTACCATTAAGGCAATAAACAATACTGCCAAATAAGGACTAGAAAATTTAAACAGAGTCCATGCTGCTTTTTCCATCGGCTTGATAATCACCCATATTGATAAGCCTATCATTAACACTCCTGATGCAATTGCTGTCCATAGATATACATCACCTACCATCTTATCTCCATTTTCAGTTGTTAAGAAAAATGGTACAATTGAAAATAATACCATCACAACAGTTGAACCTGCAATTGCTCTTGCTGAAGTCTTTTCAGATTGAACTGCTGTTAACATTGGAACATTTACTTTGTTATAATCATCTTTGAAATGTAACGTCAAAGCCCAAATATGCATTGGGATCCAAATAAACACTAATCCTGCCATTGCAAGACCCATCGTCCATAAATCTGACATACTTACAGCCACCCATCCAATCATTGGTGGTGAACCGCCACATAATCCACCTAAAATTATGTTTGTTCTTGAATTTCGTTTTAAAACATATGAATAAACTATGATGTTATTGACTAATCCAAATGCAATGAATGCTGTTGCCCATGCACCTTGTTCTAATGTAGTAGTAAATGATATTCCAAATGCTAAAACCAATGATATTCCAGACAATACTAAACCAAAATTTCTGGCTTTAACAGCAGGATAGATTCTCTTTGATGGGAGAGGTCTACCTTTTGTACGCTCCATTATTGCATCAATATCTCTATCGTGATAGTTTGTTAATGTATTAGCAGCTGCTGAGCCTGCTGCAACTGAAAATAACATCAAAGCCCAAGTTGCAGGTAGAATCTCAATATTATAAATATTGGATGCGGTTAATGCAGCACCAAATGCAGTAAATACAAGTAAATACCAAATTTTTGGTTTCGTTAATTCATAGTATACTGCAACACGTGATTCTGACTTCTGTTTTTGCAACATTATTCACTACCCATTGATGGCATATATGGCATTGCTTTCATTCGTGACTTCATCTCAATAAAAGATTCTGAAGACTGAATACCTTCAATTCTACCAATTTTCTCAGAGACCAATTTATGCATCTGATCTAATGATTTTGCATACATCGTTACCAATATGTCAAACCTACCTGTAACCTCTGCCACTTCACGTACTCCATCAATCTTAAATAATTCTTCAATTATATGATCGCGTTTTTTTGTATCCATATTAATCCCTGTCAAAGCTTTGACAGTATAACCAAGCTCATTATCATTCACAATAATTGTAAAACGTTCAATTAATTTTCTTTTTAGTAGTCTTTTGATTCTTGAATACACAACAGATGAATTAATGTTGATCTTTTTTGATAAACGAGGAATAGAAATTGATGCATCTTCAGATAATTCTGATAAAATTTGTAAATCCAATTCATCAACTTTTACCGTTTAAAACACCTAAGTCGATCTAGATTTCTGGATCTTATAAAGTTATTATTGAAAAAATTGCAATAAATAATCTAAATCTTGCCTTTTTTATATAACATCTCAGCTAACAAAACTGCTCCTTTAGCAGAACCCATTTTTTTGTTGTGTGAGAATAACATGTATTTGAGTCCATTATCAAACAGTTCCTCCTTCTCAACTCTTCCAATTGTTGTAGTCATTCCATCACCAACAGTTCTTTCCATTCTTGGTTGTGGTCTTGTAGGATCCTCGTGGAATGCATAGTAGTTTTCAGGAGCTGATGGTAATCCTAATACAGAAATATCCTTGTTGCATTGGTTGTAGATTTCTCTTGCTTTTACAGGATCTATTTGTTTAGTTGTTTCAACAAAAACAGATTCAGTATGTCCATCTATTACAGGTACTCTAGTACAAGTACAGCTAACTCTGATATCGGCATCCTCTATTTTTCCATCCTTTAGTTTGCCTAAGATCTTTCTTGTTTCTATCCTTACTTTTCCTTCCTCTTTTGGAATGTATGGAATTATGTTATCCGTAATTCCCATTGCGGATACCCCTGATTTCCCACCTCCTGATATTGCTTGCATTGAAGTCATCATAACTTTCTTTGCTCCAAATTTTTCAAGTAATGGTTTTAATGTAATTGCTAAACCTGTCGTAGTACAGTTTGGTAATGGTGCTACCCATCCCTTCCAGTTTCTATTTTTCTTTTGAATTTCAAGTAATTCAGTTTGTTCATCATTAATTCCTGGAATAAGTATCGGTACGTCTTCTTCATATCTATAAGCAGAACTAGTTGAAATCACTGGTAAATCTGCAGCCATTTTTGTCTCAATATCTCTAGCAGCTTCTGATTCAACTGCAGAAAATATCAAGTCTAATTGAGAAACATCTAATTCATCAATTGATTTGACCGTCATGTCTTTGATATATTCAGGGATTTCACCTCCAACATCCCATGACACAATTCCACTTGAATCCTTAATTGCTTCGAGGTATTTTTTACCAGCAGATCGCTCAGATGCTGCAATTTGAGTTACTTGAAACCATGGATGATTATTTAATGACTGGACGAATTCTTGCCCTACAGCACCTGTAACGCCAATAATTGCAACTCTTTTCTTACCCATAATTTATGGATTAATTGCTTTCAATTAATAATCGTTTTCTGATTTATCACAACATACTAAATCAGCAAATTCTATATGGAACTGTGAAAATAAGACCAAAATCATCCATTATTAGACATATTCCAGTGATTCATGGTGGAAAAGACCATTTGATAAAACCCGATGTCATAGATTTTAGTTCTAATATTACACCAATAGGAGTCCCAAAATCAGTTAAAACCATTCTTAAAAAAAATCTTGACAATATTCAAAGATATCCTGATTATAACTCATCCAAAGTAATTTCAAGCCTAACAAAATACATCAAATTGGATAAGAGATATCTGCTGGTTGGAAATGGTGCGATCGAAATAATCTATAATTTTTGTTTTGCTTTTTTATCTAAAAATACCAAAGTACTGATCCCAGTTCCTACTTTTCAAGAATATGAACTAGCAGCAAAATTAAACAATTGTAAAGTTTCATATTTCACAACAATGAATCTATCAGAAAATTTAGATCAATTTCTTTCAAAAATACCAAAACAAGGATGTGTGTTTCTTTGCAATCCCAATAATCCTACAGGAAAACTTTTATCAAAAAATCAAATATTAGTTATTATTAAAACAGCAAAAAATCTATCTTCAATTGTATTTATTGATGAATGTTTTATTGAAATGGTTCCAGATTCTAATCAATCTACAATATCGTATGTCAAAAAATATGATAATGTTTTTGTTTTACGCTCATTGACAAAATCTTTTGGATTAGCTGGCATAAGAATTGGTTATGCTGCATCTTCTAAACAAATGATTGAAATCCTACAAAAAATAAAAATTCCTTGGAGTGTAAATTCTTTAGCACAAGATGCAGCAAGTATAGCACTAAAAAATAAATCCCATATCAAAAAATCAAATTATGTAATTAAAAAAGAATTAAATTATTTGATGAACGCTATTTCTCAATTGAATGGATTTAATTGCTATGACTCCACCACAAATTTTATTTTAATCAAAACAAAACATAATTCAACTAAATTACAACAAAAATTGCTTAAACATAAAATCTTAATTCGTGACTGTAAAAATTTTAGAGGTCTAGATAATCATCATATTCGAATTGCAGTCAAATCACATAAAGATAATTTAAAACTTGTAAGGGCATTGGAGAAAATTAAATGAAATCTTTAATGATTCAAGGTACATCGTCTGGTGCTGGAAAAACTACTTTAGTTGCAGCTCTTTGTAGAATTTTTTCCGATAAAGGTTATCGTGTTGCACCCTTCAAATCTCAAAACATGTCAAATTTTGTATATACTGCACCTAAATTTGAGATTTCTCGTGCACAAGCTATACAGGCTATTGGTGCACGATGTGATATCACATCTGATTTGAATCCAATTTTGCTTAAACCTGTAGGAAACTACAATAGCCTTGTGTATCTAAATGGAAAACTTTACAAGAAAATGTATGCAAAAGACTATTATGAAAAATTTGTAAACAGTCAAGGAATTAAAATTGCTTCAAAATCTCTAAAAATTTTACAGACTAATTTTGATTTGGTAATTTTAGAGGGAGCAGGATCTCCTGCTGAGATTAATTTACAAAAATTTGATATTGCGAATATGAAAATTGCACAAAAAGCAAGTGCATCTGTTATACTGGTATCTGATATTGATAAAGGTGGCTCATTTGCTAGCCTAGTTGGAACAATGGCTCTAATTGAAAAGAAATATCAAAAACTTGTAAAAGGATTTGTATTTAACAAATTTAGAGGTGATACTAACATGTTAAAAACAGGATTTAATAAACTCAAGAAAATTACCAATGTTCCTGTTTTAGGTGTTATTCCTTTAGTGCCATTGAATTTACCTGAAGAAGATTCTTTTAATGCAAAACCTAGAAACATGGCTTGGAACAAAAAAAATATCTTAAAAATTGATGATGAACTAAACAGATTGGCAGAAACTGTGAAATCATCTATTGATATTAAATCAATTGAGAAGATGTTGAAATGATTTTTGAATCATTACTTGTTATTGGGATTGCTCTTATTGTTGATTTTATATTTGGCGATCCTAAAAATAAATACCATCCAACAGCTTGGATTGGACTATTTATTGCAGCCTTAGTACCTTTTACAAAAAATAAAAATTCTACTATAGAAAAACTTGGTGGAATTATAATTATAGTTAGTATTTCAAGCGTTGTAATCTTACCTCTTTTGAGTTTTGAATATGTAATATCTCTGCTTACAATTGATTATGTTTCAATAATTATATCCATAGTGATTGGTGGATTATTGCTAAAAACTACAATTGCTATACGCGGAATGGAAAATCATGCCAAAACAGTATTGATGTGTCTTGATAGTGATAATTTAGAGAAG of the Nitrosopumilus sp. genome contains:
- the hisC gene encoding histidinol-phosphate transaminase yields the protein MKIRPKSSIIRHIPVIHGGKDHLIKPDVIDFSSNITPIGVPKSVKTILKKNLDNIQRYPDYNSSKVISSLTKYIKLDKRYLLVGNGAIEIIYNFCFAFLSKNTKVLIPVPTFQEYELAAKLNNCKVSYFTTMNLSENLDQFLSKIPKQGCVFLCNPNNPTGKLLSKNQILVIIKTAKNLSSIVFIDECFIEMVPDSNQSTISYVKKYDNVFVLRSLTKSFGLAGIRIGYAASSKQMIEILQKIKIPWSVNSLAQDAASIALKNKSHIKKSNYVIKKELNYLMNAISQLNGFNCYDSTTNFILIKTKHNSTKLQQKLLKHKILIRDCKNFRGLDNHHIRIAVKSHKDNLKLVRALEKIK
- the asd gene encoding aspartate-semialdehyde dehydrogenase, which encodes MGKKRVAIIGVTGAVGQEFVQSLNNHPWFQVTQIAASERSAGKKYLEAIKDSSGIVSWDVGGEIPEYIKDMTVKSIDELDVSQLDLIFSAVESEAARDIETKMAADLPVISTSSAYRYEEDVPILIPGINDEQTELLEIQKKNRNWKGWVAPLPNCTTTGLAITLKPLLEKFGAKKVMMTSMQAISGGGKSGVSAMGITDNIIPYIPKEEGKVRIETRKILGKLKDGKIEDADIRVSCTCTRVPVIDGHTESVFVETTKQIDPVKAREIYNQCNKDISVLGLPSAPENYYAFHEDPTRPQPRMERTVGDGMTTTIGRVEKEELFDNGLKYMLFSHNKKMGSAKGAVLLAEMLYKKGKI
- the cyoE gene encoding heme o synthase; protein product: MQKQKSESRVAVYYELTKPKIWYLLVFTAFGAALTASNIYNIEILPATWALMLFSVAAGSAAANTLTNYHDRDIDAIMERTKGRPLPSKRIYPAVKARNFGLVLSGISLVLAFGISFTTTLEQGAWATAFIAFGLVNNIIVYSYVLKRNSRTNIILGGLCGGSPPMIGWVAVSMSDLWTMGLAMAGLVFIWIPMHIWALTLHFKDDYNKVNVPMLTAVQSEKTSARAIAGSTVVMVLFSIVPFFLTTENGDKMVGDVYLWTAIASGVLMIGLSIWVIIKPMEKAAWTLFKFSSPYLAVLFIALMVDSAL
- a CDS encoding cobyric acid synthase — its product is MKSLMIQGTSSGAGKTTLVAALCRIFSDKGYRVAPFKSQNMSNFVYTAPKFEISRAQAIQAIGARCDITSDLNPILLKPVGNYNSLVYLNGKLYKKMYAKDYYEKFVNSQGIKIASKSLKILQTNFDLVILEGAGSPAEINLQKFDIANMKIAQKASASVILVSDIDKGGSFASLVGTMALIEKKYQKLVKGFVFNKFRGDTNMLKTGFNKLKKITNVPVLGVIPLVPLNLPEEDSFNAKPRNMAWNKKNILKIDDELNRLAETVKSSIDIKSIEKMLK
- a CDS encoding Lrp/AsnC family transcriptional regulator — protein: MDLQILSELSEDASISIPRLSKKININSSVVYSRIKRLLKRKLIERFTIIVNDNELGYTVKALTGINMDTKKRDHIIEELFKIDGVREVAEVTGRFDILVTMYAKSLDQMHKLVSEKIGRIEGIQSSESFIEMKSRMKAMPYMPSMGSE